In one Bryobacteraceae bacterium genomic region, the following are encoded:
- the cpaB gene encoding Flp pilus assembly protein CpaB, which yields MDRQRLLMIFGAAWVSAALLTWFLYARTKAPKQEETVKIVAAKRDLPIGTKISESDLHLVSVLRSQAPRSSLSSPKQALGRALVYPVSANEPLTDARLTSLSGAEGAAAILPQGMRAVSVQFNDVSGASGLIQPKSRVDVLYTRTGNVYEALTVTLLEDVEVLSIGRTTQVDLPQTGAATKKTTTVSSSNTNRTATLVVTPKQAQDLELAKNQGRIGLALRNPLDRSTDPEAAASTLEQIEPMILTRSSTNFRKRRVPGLNDAEWDGLTGGAPKKPKVEEPKPAPPKPRAVVDVFRGDKHVQEIFQ from the coding sequence ATGGATCGCCAACGATTGCTGATGATATTCGGCGCCGCTTGGGTGTCGGCGGCGCTGCTGACTTGGTTCCTGTACGCGCGCACCAAGGCGCCGAAACAGGAAGAAACGGTCAAGATCGTAGCGGCGAAGCGGGACCTGCCGATCGGCACGAAGATCTCCGAGTCGGACCTGCATCTGGTGTCGGTGCTGCGGAGCCAGGCGCCGCGTTCGTCGCTGTCGTCGCCAAAGCAGGCCCTCGGCCGGGCTCTCGTGTACCCCGTGTCCGCCAACGAGCCGCTGACCGATGCCCGGCTCACTTCGCTCAGCGGCGCCGAGGGAGCCGCGGCGATTCTGCCGCAGGGAATGCGGGCGGTATCGGTCCAGTTCAACGATGTGAGCGGAGCTTCGGGGCTGATTCAGCCGAAGTCACGCGTGGACGTGCTCTACACGCGGACGGGCAATGTCTACGAGGCGCTCACGGTCACGCTGCTTGAGGACGTGGAGGTCTTGTCGATCGGGCGGACAACGCAAGTGGACCTCCCACAGACCGGGGCGGCAACCAAGAAGACGACAACCGTGAGCTCGTCCAATACCAACCGGACCGCGACGTTGGTGGTGACGCCGAAGCAGGCCCAGGATCTCGAACTGGCGAAGAACCAGGGACGGATCGGACTCGCGCTGCGGAATCCGTTGGACCGGTCGACGGATCCCGAGGCCGCCGCTTCCACGCTCGAACAGATCGAGCCGATGATCCTGACCCGCTCGTCGACCAATTTCCGCAAGCGGCGCGTGCCCGGTTTGAACGACGCCGAGTGGGACGGCCTGACTGGGGGAGCGCCCAAGAAACCGAAGGTGGAAGAACCGAAGCCGGCGCCTCCGAAGCCGCGCGCGGTGGTGGATGTCTTTCGCGGTGACAAACACGTTCAGGAAATTTTTCAATGA
- a CDS encoding type II and III secretion system protein family protein, whose translation MIRLPFQRLLLIPVAALVAVAQTAPPRELAIVLGRGELLQFGSDIERVAASEPKVADVVVVSPRELMVNAKGLGKCTIVVWEAGTIPARYEVTVGEDRSAFDTTLQTIRAGLPDSAIQISGNSETLVLTGSAKDTSQSKQAEALAATYTKKVINLLEVPPDPDPRQILLQVKFASVDRVALQELGFNYFSRNDKTLGSITTQQFQQPRFSPLQFENQQFTNTTVNFADLLNLFVFRPDLNIGATIKALQSRNLLQILAEPNLITLEGKEANFLAGGEFPFPSIQATTTGGATSPVVTVRFKRFGIELTFVPTVSTSGAIHLKVAPSVSALDFSNAVTLQGFLIPALSTRSAETEVMLKDGESFAIAGLIDNRVVQTMSKIPWLGDVPIVGNLFRSRATRKTTDELLVVVTPRFVRPVPAGEEVKLPDTLETFLPSAREEKAKKNKDKDKDQDAKKPEFVGPRGYQEPNK comes from the coding sequence ATGATCCGTCTTCCGTTTCAGCGCCTCTTGTTGATCCCCGTCGCCGCGCTTGTGGCCGTGGCGCAAACCGCGCCGCCCAGGGAATTGGCGATCGTGCTGGGACGGGGTGAACTCCTACAATTCGGAAGCGACATCGAGCGCGTCGCGGCTTCGGAGCCCAAGGTAGCCGATGTCGTCGTGGTGAGTCCGCGTGAACTGATGGTGAACGCGAAGGGGCTCGGGAAGTGCACGATCGTCGTATGGGAAGCGGGAACGATCCCCGCCCGGTACGAGGTGACCGTGGGCGAGGATCGGAGCGCGTTCGATACGACCCTCCAAACCATCCGCGCCGGGCTGCCCGATTCGGCGATCCAGATTTCGGGGAACTCGGAGACCCTCGTCCTCACCGGGTCCGCGAAAGACACATCGCAATCGAAACAGGCCGAAGCGCTCGCGGCGACCTACACGAAGAAAGTGATCAATCTCCTCGAAGTACCGCCGGACCCGGATCCGCGGCAGATCCTGCTTCAGGTGAAGTTCGCGAGCGTCGATCGCGTGGCGCTACAGGAGTTGGGCTTCAACTACTTCTCGCGCAACGACAAGACGCTCGGTTCGATCACCACGCAGCAGTTCCAGCAGCCCCGATTTTCACCGCTGCAGTTCGAGAACCAACAGTTCACCAACACCACCGTGAACTTCGCCGATCTCCTGAACCTCTTCGTGTTCCGGCCGGACCTCAACATCGGCGCGACGATCAAAGCGCTACAGTCGCGCAACCTGCTCCAGATTCTGGCCGAGCCGAACCTGATCACGCTCGAGGGGAAGGAAGCGAATTTCCTCGCCGGCGGCGAGTTCCCGTTCCCGTCGATCCAGGCCACCACCACCGGCGGCGCCACATCGCCCGTGGTGACGGTGCGTTTCAAGCGGTTCGGAATCGAGCTGACCTTCGTGCCAACGGTCTCCACGTCCGGGGCGATCCACCTGAAAGTTGCGCCATCGGTCTCGGCGCTCGATTTCTCGAACGCGGTCACGCTGCAGGGCTTCCTGATACCGGCGCTATCGACGCGGAGCGCCGAGACGGAAGTGATGCTCAAGGACGGCGAGAGCTTCGCCATCGCCGGGTTGATCGACAACCGTGTGGTGCAGACGATGAGCAAGATCCCGTGGCTCGGCGACGTGCCAATCGTGGGGAACCTCTTCCGTTCGCGGGCGACCCGGAAGACGACGGACGAACTGCTCGTGGTGGTGACGCCTCGCTTCGTCCGTCCGGTTCCGGCCGGCGAAGAGGTGAAGCTGCCAGATACGCTTGAAACCTTCCTGCCATCGGCGCGCGAGGAAAAAGCGAAGAAAAATAAGGACAAAGACAAGGATCAGGACGCGAAAAAACCGGAGTTTGTGGGACCGCGTGGCTACCAGGAACCGAACAAGTAG
- a CDS encoding pilus assembly protein TadG-related protein encodes MATRNRTSRRASANRTRLGSTSIQLVVVLVPVIFGFLGFAIDLGRLYMIRAELKTAADSMALAAAGKLNGTDDSTTAAAAAAELARAEFDGVANRYDYGGTPVGDSEGNQTSVVDEPQFFDTVSGATGEDETGGGGSAGGAEAKQVRVAVTAQARSLFFRFLPQAQEGLVNLRVQAVAGMSAPLCVACGVEGIAIAAVDTSDTENFGFTTDTRYTLGYVCNGANQPQPLAGTTQRLPYVMLNKLNEEAEAFTDETTQAYRIGANGLPSSTNEVTSCVRVTSDEPEVVWASAAPTACAAQGQPMTVPGLVGNFLCGMATRFEAGVFAGCDTIPEVDAATGALLPDTDVADLDEYAGYTGNNRRIVTVAITEDLDDLNAIAVIGFRQFLVEPLANNTNISPTDGNGRFIALYIGAPAPLRQGKVSGCTIDSGPGKVVLHQ; translated from the coding sequence GTGGCTACCAGGAACCGAACAAGTAGGCGCGCGAGCGCCAACCGGACTCGGCTCGGATCGACATCGATCCAATTGGTCGTAGTGTTGGTTCCGGTGATCTTCGGATTCCTTGGGTTCGCGATCGACCTCGGGCGGCTCTACATGATCCGGGCCGAGTTGAAGACGGCGGCGGACTCGATGGCGCTTGCGGCAGCCGGAAAGCTGAACGGAACAGACGACTCGACGACGGCGGCTGCGGCCGCGGCCGAGTTGGCCCGGGCCGAGTTCGACGGCGTCGCCAACCGGTACGACTACGGCGGGACCCCGGTCGGCGATTCGGAAGGCAACCAGACTTCAGTCGTCGACGAACCGCAGTTCTTCGACACCGTCTCGGGCGCGACGGGTGAGGACGAAACGGGCGGAGGCGGAAGTGCGGGCGGCGCGGAGGCAAAGCAGGTCCGCGTGGCGGTGACGGCGCAGGCACGGTCGTTGTTCTTCCGCTTCCTGCCGCAGGCGCAGGAGGGTCTCGTGAACCTGCGTGTGCAGGCGGTAGCTGGGATGAGCGCGCCATTATGCGTGGCGTGCGGAGTCGAAGGGATCGCGATCGCGGCGGTCGACACAAGTGACACGGAGAACTTCGGCTTCACCACCGATACGCGCTACACGCTTGGGTACGTCTGCAACGGCGCCAACCAGCCGCAGCCGCTGGCCGGCACCACGCAGCGGCTTCCCTACGTGATGCTGAACAAGCTCAACGAAGAGGCGGAAGCGTTCACCGATGAAACCACCCAGGCTTACCGGATCGGCGCCAACGGGCTCCCTTCCTCGACGAACGAGGTGACCAGTTGTGTGCGCGTCACAAGTGACGAGCCGGAAGTCGTATGGGCGAGCGCGGCGCCAACGGCGTGCGCGGCCCAAGGTCAGCCAATGACCGTTCCCGGCCTAGTCGGCAACTTCTTGTGCGGAATGGCGACGAGGTTCGAGGCAGGCGTGTTCGCCGGCTGCGACACGATTCCCGAAGTGGACGCGGCCACCGGAGCGTTGTTGCCCGACACGGACGTAGCGGATCTGGATGAGTACGCCGGCTACACGGGAAACAACCGGCGGATCGTTACCGTGGCGATCACGGAGGACCTGGACGACCTCAACGCGATCGCCGTGATCGGCTTCCGCCAGTTCCTTGTGGAGCCGCTGGCGAACAACACAAACATCAGCCCGACAGATGGGAACGGTCGCTTCATCGCGCTCTACATCGGGGCCCCCGCGCCGCTGCGACAAGGGAAGGTCTCAGGCTGCACCATCGACTCCGGCCCCGGAAAAGTGGTGCTCCACCAATGA
- a CDS encoding pilus assembly protein translates to MRARHARTASALVETALWVPILVSFLFGTVELARVSYTYFTLHKMLYTVASYLSTQPGVNFCNDSDATIEEAKNLALFGGIDAAAQQPIIQGLAADQITVGVERYDPESETLAQCDCSETGCDIAAGGLAPNYIVVSIPEGFPIRLALPGLNNDPIPLRPRIRMPYAGGG, encoded by the coding sequence ATGAGAGCGCGCCACGCACGCACGGCATCGGCGCTGGTGGAGACCGCGTTGTGGGTTCCCATCCTCGTGTCGTTTCTGTTCGGCACGGTGGAGCTTGCGCGAGTGTCATACACTTACTTCACGCTGCACAAGATGCTCTACACCGTGGCGAGCTACCTGAGCACGCAGCCGGGCGTGAACTTCTGCAACGACTCCGACGCGACGATCGAGGAGGCGAAAAACCTGGCGCTGTTTGGCGGCATCGACGCGGCGGCACAGCAGCCGATCATTCAAGGGCTGGCGGCCGATCAGATTACCGTGGGCGTCGAGCGGTACGACCCGGAGTCCGAAACGCTGGCTCAATGCGACTGTTCGGAAACCGGTTGTGACATCGCCGCCGGAGGGCTCGCGCCGAACTACATCGTAGTGTCGATTCCGGAAGGGTTCCCCATCCGGCTGGCGCTGCCGGGATTGAATAACGATCCGATCCCGCTGCGGCCGCGGATCCGGATGCCGTACGCGGGGGGCGGATAG
- a CDS encoding pilus assembly protein encodes MRGGNRGRRGQQAVEFGVTWVTLFFPLVMMLIFTAQLLWVWHSVVEFTREGARYAATHCYQGGGANVVNYMQQNTPIMIDREQFRGGQAEIVVSYYSRDADSGTLGDFTCDGGDCTRDCVPDVVRVGINNYQFQHFVSYLGLPPVSIPNFSATVAVQSGGCTPDSEDCNP; translated from the coding sequence ATGCGCGGGGGGAATCGCGGACGGCGCGGACAACAGGCGGTGGAGTTCGGGGTCACGTGGGTGACGCTGTTCTTCCCGCTGGTGATGATGCTCATCTTCACAGCGCAACTGCTGTGGGTGTGGCACTCGGTGGTGGAGTTTACCCGCGAGGGCGCGCGCTACGCCGCCACTCACTGCTACCAGGGCGGCGGGGCAAACGTGGTGAACTACATGCAACAGAACACGCCGATCATGATCGACCGCGAACAGTTCCGGGGAGGCCAGGCCGAGATCGTGGTGTCGTACTACTCGCGCGATGCGGACTCGGGCACGCTCGGCGATTTCACCTGCGACGGCGGCGACTGCACCCGGGACTGTGTTCCGGACGTAGTCCGCGTGGGCATCAACAACTATCAGTTCCAGCATTTCGTGAGCTACCTCGGGCTCCCGCCGGTTTCGATCCCGAACTTTTCCGCCACCGTCGCGGTTCAGAGCGGCGGATGCACGCCGGACTCCGAGGACTGCAATCCCTAA
- a CDS encoding AAA family ATPase, with amino-acid sequence MSLSILAASSDDHFREMVRDNLLNIPNSKLAGEYPEVSQNLYIRVLQDLDRHPDAALVLDLASNPEEGIRILERVKQAAPNLYVIASNFHADGDAVLSAVRAGANDFLVQPLRRLEFKDAIGRFEKAPRQTAAPQSRLGKVYSFLGVKGGVGATTLAVNFAAVLAQRKQNVVLIDIDWTANGAAMQLGAQPQYTLVEVGENLARMDQQLFEGFVTRDSLGFFLVGPPDSLEHQGYFTEPMLREFLNFLVEKYDAIVIDAGRNVTAELTMGALQSSTAVYLTVTQEFGAIRDAQRYIAYLMRMGFSQDQLRVVLNQYQKKGSSLVASLEQIQQTLNQSVFYGIPPSPAVLAAINRGRPFVVDREAAGDLDRVFRGFVDKATGRKKDEPAGKTA; translated from the coding sequence ATGTCACTCTCCATCCTGGCCGCCTCCTCCGATGACCACTTCCGCGAGATGGTGCGCGACAACCTCTTGAACATTCCGAATTCGAAGCTGGCCGGCGAGTACCCCGAGGTGAGCCAGAACCTCTACATCCGCGTGCTGCAGGATCTCGACCGGCATCCCGACGCCGCCCTCGTGCTGGACCTTGCCAGCAATCCCGAGGAAGGGATCAGGATCCTCGAGCGCGTAAAGCAGGCCGCACCCAACCTCTACGTTATCGCGTCCAACTTCCATGCCGATGGAGATGCGGTGCTGAGCGCGGTGCGAGCCGGGGCGAACGATTTTCTTGTACAGCCTTTGCGGCGGCTGGAGTTCAAGGACGCCATTGGACGGTTCGAGAAAGCGCCTCGGCAGACGGCCGCGCCGCAATCGCGCTTGGGGAAAGTGTATTCGTTCCTCGGCGTGAAAGGCGGCGTGGGCGCGACGACGCTGGCGGTGAACTTCGCCGCCGTACTCGCCCAGCGCAAGCAGAATGTGGTGCTGATCGATATCGATTGGACGGCCAACGGCGCCGCGATGCAGCTCGGAGCCCAGCCGCAGTACACGCTCGTCGAAGTGGGCGAAAATCTGGCGCGCATGGACCAGCAGCTGTTCGAGGGTTTCGTTACGCGGGATTCGCTGGGGTTCTTCCTGGTAGGGCCGCCGGATTCACTCGAGCACCAGGGCTACTTCACTGAGCCGATGCTGCGGGAATTCCTGAATTTCCTCGTGGAGAAGTACGACGCCATCGTGATCGACGCCGGGCGCAACGTGACCGCGGAGCTGACAATGGGCGCCCTGCAGTCCTCAACCGCCGTCTACCTGACGGTGACGCAGGAGTTCGGCGCCATCCGCGACGCGCAGCGTTACATCGCGTACCTGATGCGGATGGGCTTCAGCCAGGATCAATTGCGTGTGGTGCTGAACCAGTACCAGAAGAAGGGCAGCTCGCTGGTGGCGTCGCTCGAGCAGATTCAGCAGACGCTCAACCAATCGGTGTTCTACGGCATTCCTCCGTCACCGGCGGTGCTGGCGGCGATCAACCGTGGGCGGCCGTTCGTCGTGGAT